The window tgcagggaaaggccacatcaagaaactggctgaacagatagtttatttagccttttctctctttgtatctctcatttcataatccataaacattttaatgaatgaatatttttattttaaaaattgcactatttcgacgtttcaccgctctttgtctgactgactaagtaagtaagtaagtgagtaagtaagtaagtaagtaagtttcttgcccagcatttactccaagtacagccatctccaggacattctgcacagtgtttccaaacgactacaacctggattacaaagcgcttcttcagatttgcgattgcttccacgaggcagatgacctctcagtctctatttctcttacctagacaattccgccatctttaatgactcagcaattgtgttgtggccaataataatagataggcgtggctaataaaccgtgcgcctaaaatcagtgccgcagcagtgcttttccagagcctgaggtgttccttttcttcacactgttcagctctagctccctttctctgacaggcatgctatatgcactggctagatatcatgctcttaaaatggctgtcatttaatactgattcgcaaattcaacataattatcaagtaataaattattactcattatactataattattagtccagagatattcgagaagatatctgattagtcctgtcttctcttcttgtactgcctcttgacgttccacttatgcatgtcatgatacgtaaactgtactgaaaaagtaagggaatccgactagaaaaacatttgcaatgtgaaaaattgctaggattggccaggggaaccacaaaaaagcgtgggaacaagaaatcagacgagagcataactccaatccgttacaacgtcatgaacatgtacaatacatagtattaatagactgtgttccagatccacctatcagcttccatccaccacatcattccatgcagtcaccagtacggtccgtgcatgttactacgcatggatggactgtgtgtacctgtgctcaacactgcatgtattaggaacatcaattcatcacaaatcatcatgattatgtgccccacattctaaaatggatgtataataaatatatatagggattggtcatcactccaccagtaaaaattgcgtggcatattggctgggaaaacatgggaaaactaccagtatacatgtgattgacgttgtaacggattggagttatgctctcgtctgatttcttgttcccacgcttttttgtggttcccctggccaatcctagcaatttttcacattgcaaatgtttttctagtcgtatagtgagggttctactagccctaagggcttctaaattatgtggaaacttcctaaacagctagtgtctaagcattaattttatttttattatagcaaccatgattctctagccaatcagattttgatctacatgattttctaagttggatagaacactacctttagccaatcagattgtagtatgtatgcatgctaaCATGATCTATGTACTTTGTTACAGATGGTCAATCGATTGCTGCACGCCTTGCAAAGAAGATATCATCAAGTACGAGTACGCTGAAACGAACAGTGAGCAGATTTAATGGTATGCGTCATGATCAATTTGAAGGAGTAGCATACCATCTGCCAGCCAATTTGAATTGGGAGACAGTTTCCAATTTGGAAGAATTGTCTACGTTGGAGGTCGCGTCGGCTGGAAATTGTACCATTCCCATTCATTTGTGGATAAAAGTTGTGAGAGCGTGTAATATGAAGGAAAGGGCAACGGAAGAAGTGAAGATGATAATGgaagaaattaatactgttgCCAACAACCTGAAATACGAGCATTCCGTAATAAGTCGTCATATACAGGATATCGCCACATCTGATAGTCTGTCTCTGTTTCAGAAAGGTTGCCTTAACCTTTTGCACCGAAGATTATTACTGTGCGAATCTTATTTAATTACGTTTTCCAGAACAGTTAACCAGTATCATACTGTAGAGCTACCTGATACCAGCTTATTAGGTCCAGATGGTTCATTTTTTTACAATTGTCaaattcatgaacatgcatGATTACCCTTCCGTTACTGATATTATTTGTACAGACAGTAGTAGTGATGATGATTCTGACGTGGACAATTGAACACTTATCTTTtttatgtacgtatatactttaattaataatttattaatcacactttaattaattagctaTAGGCAGTCATTATTTAAACATCAATGCCTTTTATAAATTGAAGTCAAGGCTATTATAAGTCAACCGCGCGCATGCATAATTAAACATTATATGAATATGAACTGCATATAGTTTtgacaattatatatatagtcctaAACTcggacataaattattatctatGTCATACATAcaattgtacatacataattatatacgtacgtacaaacaataataacgTAATCTTACttacgtatacatgcagtacacaagATAGAGAGAATATAGAATCGCGAATAAAATGGAAGGAAACCTTTACCATTCCTATtacaattgtatatacaataattataacaattatcaTAGTAGTTTTATAGTCAGCTGGTTATTTACGTTTGCGATTAGTTCTTGTATGAAGTGGGGAGACATCAGCTACGTTTGATATCATACTGCTCGGCCATTCCACGATGATCCCTGTGCTCAATTTATTTTCCCCAAAAGCATCTTCAAACCAAGCTTCAGCACCAACTTGTACAACATCCACAACGGAAAGCGTTTCACAATCTTTTTGGCAAGGACGATCATGAATGGTTTTATGTACACCAGGAAGCACTGTACCTGTCGCAACAATACTTCCATCTCTGCCTTTCATAAAAATCGTACTGACGGTATCAGTGTTAGAAATAGCTTGATTGGACAAGATTCCAGAAGGTGTTGCTTTGGTTGTAGTTTTAGTGGTTGATTTCTTCACAGTGGAAATAACAGCTTTGGATGTAGTAGATGAGGTGGTGTTGATTGGGTTTGCGTTTGTTGAGGTAACATTGAATGAGCTGGAATTTGTGTTGAGACTGGTTGTACTTGCCGAGGCTGCAGTGGCTGGGGTAGCAAATTGTTTCTTGGACAGGTCATCTGTGGTAATAATTAGAGAAACGAGGTGTACAGTTTGTCGTGCACCCAAAGCAATCAGTTTTACGTAATCAAATAATGGTATCTACATTACATTTACTTATAAAGCCTTACCATACAGAAAGTAGGAGCTGAAGGATGACAGGATTGCAGGGTGAGATTGAAGAAATTTTTTCCCATCTGTGGTTCCCACACTTAAAACCTTTTTATCAACAAACATCATTGTAGCCATCTCACAACCAAGTGATTGCAGCAGATTGGCCTGTATAAGTGCACAAGGTAAATATAGCCACATGTTAGGGTTTAGTGTGTTGTCTACATTATAGGCATTATATCATTTATAAGCCCGCCTCATAGTAAAAGTAATTATTTCCTTAGCTCGCATAAATTGGACCTGTCGcaacatcataataattatgttcacaaaattaattttaggtGATAAAATACAATATTATATGTGCCGTCTACGTGCACATACAGTACTCACAACACCTACATCTCCCTGATGTCTCTTAGCAACCCGAACAATGAGCTGCCTCTTTTTTTCCGGCGTTAGTTCCTCCTCATCCTCCTCCTCATTGCTACCCTCAATATCGTTTGCTACTGCATTGTACTTTTCCTTATCAGCAGTGCTGATTTTTCTCCAAGCCTCTGCCATCAATTTTGATTTATCTGAGAGAGTCTTCCCTTTGAGATCTAATATAATCGTGCATTTGCTGAATAGTGAGTGAATGCACAACTTTTATATACGGCATGCACGTCATTAAAATAAACTATCCACCATAAAATCTACGTACCTTGTTGTTTGTGAAACTCTTTACTGAAGACATTAAAGCCAGAGGCCTGCCTTAATTTCCTACGTGTGGACAGCTTTTTAGTTCTAGCACGAGGAACAGTGTCACAATGAGAGCTGGTGTGCCGTTTCTTGTGATTGTTTATccaatactgcatgtatgcatgtgcgtaTTTAGTTTTGGTAGTGTGTATGTTgctgtacgcacacacacacacacacacacacacagacccacatgtacacacgcacacacacacacacacacacacacacacacacacacacacacgcacacgcacacgcacacgcacacgcacacgcacacgcacacgcgcacacgcacacacacacacacacacacacacacacacacacacacactaattaatGATCCCAGACTAAATAATTGGACAAAGCTAAAGCCATCTCATGTGTAACCAATAccgactgcatgtacatgttacaaATACTATACTACCAATTAAAGTCCATATAATACTAAGGCAGCGTGTATACACATAACCAATATTGACTGCAATCAATGCTACTACCAagtagtagctacatgtgtcAGGCTACAGCCTAAAAGTAACCAATGCTTGACTACAATCAATACTGCTAGTCTTTACAGCAGGTGATGTGTACAGGGTGAAACATCTGTACCTTAATTAGCTGCAAGGGctgataaagagaagagggcatgcaactcactattagtTTAATGTGCGAGCAAAACTGCATTCAATTTATTAACTATCTGCACAGTCACTTACTTTACACAAAATTAGAAGTAGTTTGTACTTTTCCAGTAAATTCCACCGCCCATGCACttacagtttttgctcgcaagctgttgcatgccctcttctatTTATTAACCCTTGATAATAAACCATGTTGACTCTACGATCAATATACTGGTAATTTACTCAACTCTCACGCAAATGCTAGTAGAAAGGCAGAGGTAAAACGCAATTAACTGGTCACGTGACCAAAATTGCTGTCCAAAGCGCAATGCTTACTTGGCAATTTTTTAGGATCTTTTTTGGACATAAGCAGACGGTAAGAGATGTAGAGAGTatttgtatagctagaaattaattgtatatagGGGCTAGACGAAGTTTAATTacaaatgcatgtatttgatgACAGCTTGTTAGTGACAATGTACATTTTTGACGTATAGGTATCAGATATGGACCGCATACCTAAAAAGAAGTCTAAGGCATCCAAGGTAAAGCTACAAGCAAGCTCAAGACTCCTTAAAAAGTCGACATAACTGTTACAACTTATCCCGATCTTCAACCTTTCCTAAATATGATTGTGCTAATCCTATATACAATTCctttctagctatacaaatACTCTCTACATCTCTAAGTGACTGCTTATGTTCAAAAAAGATCCTAAAACAGTTTAGCAGAATGTGCATTGCGCTTTCTGCAATTTTGGTCACGTGACGTCAGCCTACAAGGTAACTAACCAGTTGACTATGATCAATATTGTTACTAAGCAacgtacatacagactagccGACTAGCAATGTGCACACAGCGACTAGCCTGACTATATCATACTGACTATAGAGCATATCGCATATAGCACGACCAGACTCAATTTTagagactgcatgtatacatcatCCTGATACCAATGTTGACAGGTCAATCTCACGTTTATAGTATTTAATGTCAAGCCAGTCTCAGTAGCAGCAGCTTGTCGAGCATTCAGAGTGTTCTGTCCACAACTGTGCATCCCTTCTTCAAATTTCCTCACAAGAAATTCTCTCTGGGATATTGTGATCACTGTTCGGGAAGTCATGATTCTACTGATCACTAGCACTACTCTCCACCTTGTACCAACCAGCTGCGTTGTCCAGTCCAGTAGTAGTCTactagtgcagtgcagtgcaaacCGTGTGCGTGTGGTATATCTTGAGTTCATAGGTCAAGTGATCTGACTAtaactctttccttggcaatctgttgtagaaattacaacaatgggtaaggaatcgttatgatgaattagatgaagttgtatgtgagctcctccctgacaaacaaactgtagtctaggtaaccgccttatcagtcaagtaggctaaaaatctgtgtcctttgatgtaagctttgatgtctctttgtgcatatgtagttataaaaaaaaaaaaaaaaaaaaaagaaacctttgactagctaggaagagtagcagcagtaggcagcagtagtagtagcagtgcaagcaggactagactagattaaaaagttggtggaaagaataactgaccgtttggacgtcacctggctgccagactttcatctggactcttccccctgagtagctggcctttctctaagccacaaaactgagcaagaagctgaagaagcagctagacagagacatgtacctagccttgagaattgggaggcgtggctcaactagttagcccagcccagaggaattgttaccgtgggtactgaacaaccgtagaagtagggctacccctggctttactgaattaactagctgtgtctgctgtctagttggaccagatttagctagataatggggtagagaatagttgagcggtgctgtgtgtagcttgaactgtactggctggcaagaatctagtaagcaccctatgcactgataactcgtcagaatggagggtatgttctagggatctggacagctgtacatccaaaggagccagggagtgccaatcatcttctcccagtctctgacacgctaaacaaaaggagctagaactgggagtcccagctagaattgctagccggatctagactaatagaatgacttggaggcgtggtgaggccggatccacactaattgatcgacctaaagacgctcctgttccagatttcacgaatggcaaggaaagggataACCAGCCTTGACTACATGCAGTGCCAATGCTGACCATAAGACTACTATTAACCAGTGCTGACCCATGCAAATGGGGTggaatttgaggaagggggcTGAGCTGTTAGTACTTGGCGCAGAGCGCCGAAATTTTCggtgaccggaagccacacccctaATTAATGGctcattgcgcatgtgcaaaaaatagccacaccttgcttcaattaataatactgctaaagctagctagctagcttagttgcactaaagaatcaaagttactagtatagtatagctagctcttggacatgctgtttgtctgccactaatctataccagtaattcccaggctgaagactcatcagagaaggtggggctcttagtgtagtttttgcagagaaagggggggctccagcccccgaagccctccccctccccctccctacgcccctgctAGACTAGATTCTACCACAACACCTCATTAATCAGCATGCATCGTCAGAAACTCACACCATGAGTGACATGAGTAcatagctgggcggagcccggcACCCGTTCCCAACGGGTGGCCGGGTGACacgcttatataggatttgtactgctgcactgaggagtgcagcccaatcagattgcagtattgcaagtgg of the Halichondria panicea chromosome 2, odHalPani1.1, whole genome shotgun sequence genome contains:
- the LOC135331338 gene encoding uncharacterized protein LOC135331338 isoform X1 translates to MTSRTVITISQREFLVRKFEEGMHSCGQNTLNARQAAATETGLTLNTINYWINNHKKRHTSSHCDTVPRARTKKLSTRRKLRQASGFNVFSKEFHKQQDLKGKTLSDKSKLMAEAWRKISTADKEKYNAVANDIEGSNEEEDEEELTPEKKRQLIVRVAKRHQGDANLLQSLGCEMATMMFVDKKVLSVGTTDGKKFLQSHPAILSSFSSYFLYDDLSKKQFATPATAASASTTSLNTNSSSFNVTSTNANPINTTSSTTSKAVISTVKKSTTKTTTKATPSGILSNQAISNTDTVSTIFMKGRDGSIVATGTVLPGVHKTIHDRPCQKDCETLSVVDVVQVGAEAWFEDAFGENKLSTGIIVEWPSSMISNVADVSPLHTRTNRKRK
- the LOC135331338 gene encoding uncharacterized protein LOC135331338 isoform X2, with the translated sequence MTSRTVITISQREFLYWINNHKKRHTSSHCDTVPRARTKKLSTRRKLRQASGFNVFSKEFHKQQDLKGKTLSDKSKLMAEAWRKISTADKEKYNAVANDIEGSNEEEDEEELTPEKKRQLIVRVAKRHQGDANLLQSLGCEMATMMFVDKKVLSVGTTDGKKFLQSHPAILSSFSSYFLYDDLSKKQFATPATAASASTTSLNTNSSSFNVTSTNANPINTTSSTTSKAVISTVKKSTTKTTTKATPSGILSNQAISNTDTVSTIFMKGRDGSIVATGTVLPGVHKTIHDRPCQKDCETLSVVDVVQVGAEAWFEDAFGENKLSTGIIVEWPSSMISNVADVSPLHTRTNRKRK